A portion of the Camelus ferus isolate YT-003-E chromosome 16, BCGSAC_Cfer_1.0, whole genome shotgun sequence genome contains these proteins:
- the COG1 gene encoding LOW QUALITY PROTEIN: conserved oligomeric Golgi complex subunit 1 (The sequence of the model RefSeq protein was modified relative to this genomic sequence to represent the inferred CDS: deleted 1 base in 1 codon), translating into MAAAAASPALKRLDLRDPAALFETHGAEEIRGLERQVRAEIEHKKEELRQMVGERYRDLIEAADTIGQMRRCAEGLVDAVRATDQYCARLRQAGSAAPRPPRDPQPQQPSQEKFYSMAAQIKLLLEIPEKIWSSMEASQYLHATQLYLLCCHLHHLLQLDSSSSRYSPVLARFPILIRQVAAASHFRSTILHESKMLLKCQAVSDQAVAEALCSAMLLEESSPRQALTDFLLARKAAIQKLLNQPHHGAGVKAQICSLVELLATTLNQAYALFYTLPEGLLPDPSLPCGLLFSTLDSITGQHPTGRGTGVLQEEMRLCSWFKHLPASVVDFQPGLRTLAHPISQEYLRDTLQKWIHVCKEDIKIGISNLLIYVTTMKGLAGIRDAMWELLTHESTNHSWDVICQRLLEKPLLFWEDLMQPLFLDRLQTLTKEGFDSISSSSKELLISALQELESSTSSSTSNKHIHFEHNMSLFLWSESPSDLPSDAAWVSVSNRTRFPGSGLSMKAQAVSPCAQTFCAALDSKLKVKLDDLLAYLPSGDPSLPKDASPTQAKNCAFDRYADAGTVQEMLRTHSTACIKHITDCVWAELQSIEQAVQGQQDVLSGVKLHAVLFMARLCQSLGDLCPHLKQCILGKSGSTEKPARDSRALKKQGKGKTQEILPTQAKWQEVKELLLQQSVMGYRVWSSAVVKVLAHGFAQSLLLDDAGSVLATATSWDELEIQEEAESGSSVTSKIRLPIQPSWYVQSFLFSLCQEINRVGGHALPKVTLQEMLKSCLAQVVAAYEKLSEEKQMKKEGAFPMTQNRALQLLYDLRYLNIILTTKGEETKSGRSKQDSRGEKVADYLEALIDPFDLDVFTPHLNSNLNRLVQRTSVLFGLVTGMENQFTPRSSTFNSQEAHNILPLASSQIRFGLLPLSMTSTRKAKSTSRSIETKAQVVPPALSRADDPAHPGSLFRQLVTEEEDSSTPSLFKLGWLSSMTK; encoded by the exons ATGGCGGCCGCGGCCGCCTCCCCTGCGCTGAAGCGGCTGGACCTGCGCGAC CCCGCGGCGCTTTTCGAGACACATGGAGCAGAGGAGATTCGCGGGCTGGAGCGCCAGGTTCGGGCCGAGATTGAGCACAAGAAGGAGGAGCTGCGGCAGATGGTGGGCGAGCGGTACCGCGACCTGATCGAGGCGGCCGACACCATCGGCCAGATGCGCCGCTGCGCCGAGGGGCTGGTGGACGCCGTGAGGGCCACCGACCAGTACTGCGCCCGCCTCCGCCAGGCCGGCTCGGCCGCGCCCCGGCCGCCGCGGGACCCGCAG CCACAGCAGCCATCCCAGGAGAAGTTCTACAGCATGGCTGCCCAGATCAAGCTACTCTTAGAAATTCCTGAGAAGATCTGGAGCTCGATGGAGGCCTCGCAGTATCTCCACGCCACCCAGCTCTACCTGCTCTGCTGCCACCTGCACCACCTGCTCCAGCTGGATTCTTCTAGTTCCCGATACAGCCCTGTCCTTGCCCGATTCCCTATTCTCATCCGGCAGGTGGCAGCGGCCAGCCACTTCCG GTCCACCATTCTGCATGAGAGCAAGATGCTGCTTAAATGCCAGGCCGTGTCTGACCAAGCTGTGGCTGAGGCCCTGTGCTCTGCGATGCTCCTAGAAGAGAGTTCTCCTCGCCAAGCCCTGACAGACTTCCTGTTGGCCAGAAAGGCAGCTATCCAGAAACTTCTCAACCAGCCGCACCACG GTGCTGGTGTCAAGGCTCAGATTTGCTCATTAGTGGAGTTGCTGGCCACCACTCTGAACCAGGCTTATGCTCTTTTCTACACTTTACCAGAAGGTCTGCTGCCTGATCCATCCCTGCCCTGTGGCTTGCTCTTCTCAACTCTGGACTCCATCACAGGCCAGCATCCTACCG GAAGGGGCACCGGGGTCCTGCAAGAGGAGATGAGGCTGTGCAGCTGGTTCAAGCACCTGCCCGCGTCCGTCGTCGACTTCCAGCCTGGCCTCCGCACGCTCGCCCACCCCATCAGCCAGGAGTACCTGAGGGACACGCTGCAGAAGTGGATCCACGT GTgtaaagaagacattaaaattgGGATCAGCAACCTGCTTATATACGTGACGACCATGAAAGGGCTCGCAGGGATCCGAGACGCCATGTGGGAGCTGCTCACCCACGAGTCCACCAATCACAGCTGGGACGTGATATGTCAGAGGCTTCTGGAGAAGCCACTCTTGTTCTGGGAGGACTTGATGCAGCCGCTCTTCCTCGACCGATTACAG ACTCTGACAAAAGAAGGCTTTGACTCCATCTCCAGTAGTTCCAAAGAACTCCTGATTTCAGctttgcaggaacttgaaagcagCACGAGCAGCTCCACTTCCAATAAGCACATCCACTTTGAGCACAACATGTCCCTCTTCCTCTGGTCCGAGAGCCCCAGCGACCTGCCTTCCGATGCTGCCTGGGTCAGTGTGTCAAACCGGACCCGGTTCCCCGGCAGCGGGCTCTCCATGAAAGCCCAAGCCGTCAGCCCCTGTGCACAGACCTTCTGTGCTGCTCTGGATTCTAAGCTGAAGGTGAAACTGGACGACCTCCTGGCTTACCTTCCCTCTGGGGACCCGTCACTGCCGAAGGACGCCTCCCCTACGCAAGCCAAGAACTGTGCCTTTGACAGATACGCAGATGCGGGGACCGTGCAGGAGATGCTGCGGACTCACTCCACGGCCTGCATCAAGCACATCACGGACTGTGTCTGGGCGGAGCTGCAGAGCATCGAACAGGCTGTGCAAGGGCAGCAGGATGTGCTCAGCGGGGTCAAGCTGCATGCGGTCCTTTTCATGGCCAGACTCTGCCAGTCACTGGGAGACCTGTGTCCCCACCTGAAGCAGTGCATCTTGGGAAAATCAGGgagcactgagaaaccagcaagGGATTCTAGGGCTCTGAAAAAACAGGGAAAGGGGAAAACTCAAGAAATACTTCCTACGCAGGCCAAGTGGCAGGAAGTTAAGGAACTCCTCCTGCAGCAGAGCGTGATGGGCTACCGGGTCTGGAGCTCAGCCGTCGTCAAA GTTTTGGCTCATGGATTCGCCCAGTCGTTACTTTTAGACGATGCTGGCTCAGTCCTGGCCACGGCCACCAGTTGGGATGAACTAGAAATTCAGGAGGAAGCAGAGTCTGGGAGCAGTGTCACGTCTAAGATCCGGCTCCCTATACAG CCGTCCTGGTACGTCCAGTCCTTCCTGTTTAGCTTATGCCAGGAAATTAATCGGGTTGGAGGCCATGCCTTGCCAAAGGTGACACTGCAGGAGATGCTGAAAAGCTGCCTGGCTCAAGTAGTAGCTGCCTATGAGAAACTCTCggaagaaaaacagatgaag AAAGAAGGTGCGTTTCCAATGACCCAGAATCGGGCCCTGCAGCTGCTTTATGATCTGCGTTATCTCAACATCATTCTGACAACCAAGGGTGAAGAGACGAAAAGTGGCCGCAGCAAACAGGACTCCAG AGGCGAGAAAGTGGCTGACTACCTGGAAGCCCTCATTGACCCCTTTGACCTGGACGTATTCACACCCCACCTCAACAGCAACCTCAACCGCCTGGTGCAGAGAACTTCC GTTCTGTTTGGCCTGGTGACTGGTATGGAGAATCAGTTCACCCCCAGGAGCAGTACGTTCAACTCCCAGGAAGCCCATAACATCCTGCCACTGGCATCAAGTCAGATCAG GTTTGGACTTCTTCCACTGAGCATGACAAGCACTCGAAAGGCCAAATCAACCAGCAGAAGCATTGAAACAAAAGCCCAG GTTGTCCCCCCGGCACTCTCCCGAGCAGATGACCCGGCGCATCCTGGCTCCTTGTTCAGACAGCTTGTCACTGAGGAAGAAGACTCGTCTACGCCTTCATTATTCAAACTTGGGTGGCTCTCTAGTATGACTAAATGA
- the SSTR2 gene encoding somatostatin receptor type 2: MAYELLNGSQPWPPSPFDLNGSVATANISNQTEPYYDLTSNAVLTFIYFVVCIIGLCGNTLVIYVILRYAKMKTITNIYILNLAIADELFMLGLPFLAMQVALVHWPFGKAICRVVMTVDGINQFTSIFCLTVMSIDRYLAVVHPIKSAKWRRPRTAKMISVAVWGVSLLVILPIMIYAGLRSNQRGRSSCTINWPGESGAWYTGFIIYTFILGFLVPLTIICLCYLFIIIKVKSSGIRVGSSKRKKSEKKVTRMVSIVVAVFIFCWLPFYIFNVSSVSVAISPTPVLKGMFDFVVVLTYANSCANPILYAFLSDNFKKSFQNVLCLVKVSGTDDGERSDSKQDKSRLNETTETQRTLLNGDLQTSI; the protein is encoded by the coding sequence ATGGCGTATGAACTACTCAACGGGAGCCAGCCATGGCCTCCCTCTCCATTCGACCTCAATGGCTCCGTGGCGACAGCCAACATTTCAAATCAGACAGAGCCATACTATGACCTGACCAGCAATGCAGTCCTCACATTCATCTACTTTGTGGTCTGTATCATTGGGCTGTGTGGCAACACGCTGGTCATTTATGTCATCCTCCGCTACGCCAAGATGAAGACCATCACCAACATTTACATCCTCAACCTGGCCATCGCGGATGAGCTCTTCATGCTGGGGCTGCCCTTCCTGGCCATGCAGGTGGCCCTGGTCCACTGGCCCTTTGGCAAGGCCATTTGCCGGGTGGTCATGACTGTGGATGGCATCAATCAGTTCACCAGCATTTTCTGCTTGACCGTCATGAGCATTGACCGATACCTGGCTGTGGTCCACCCCATCAAGTCGGCCAAGTGGAGGAGACCCCGGACGGCCAAGATGATCAGCGTGGCTGTGTGGGGAGTCTCTCTGCTGGTCATCCTGCCTATCATGATATATGCTGGGCTTCGGAGCAACCAGCGGGGGAGAAGCAGCTGCACCATCAACTGGCCGGGTGAATCTGGGGCATGGTACACGGGCTTCATCATCTACACCTTCATCCTGGGGTTCCTGGTGCCCCTCACCATCATCTGTCTTTGCTACCTGTTCATTATCATCAAGGTGAAGTCCTCTGGAATCCGTGTGGGTTCCTCCaagaggaaaaagtctgagaagaaGGTCACCCGGATGGTGTCCATCGTGGTGGCCGTCTTCATTTTCTGCTGGCTCCCCTTCTACATCTTCAATgtctcttctgtctctgtggcCATCAGTCCCACCCCAGTCCTTAAAGGCATGTTTGACTTTGTGGTGGTCCTCACCTATGCTAATAGCTGTGCAAACCCCATCCTGTATGCCTTCTTGTCTGACAACTTCAAGAAGAGCTTCCAGAATGTCCTCTGCTTGGTCAAGGTGAGCGGCACAGATGACGGGGAACGGAGTGACAGTAAGCAGGACAAATCCCGGCTGAATGAGACCACGGAGACCCAGAGGACCCTCCTCAATGGAGACCTCCAGACCAGTATCTGA